The proteins below are encoded in one region of Candidatus Obscuribacter sp.:
- a CDS encoding GMC family oxidoreductase, whose product LLRRSGIKEHIGDTFQIHPMLKVTALFEEEIDAHKSVMPLLQVKEFWPDISLGGSFFSVGHLAINLADNWLDTRESIVNYRRMASYYVGVRGTGSGSVRASMTGDGDAVLKYELSDVDVRHLSQGLARLSTLLLAAGASEVYPCVYGLPKITSELDSVRWLDETLPRSALSLTTVHGFSTCPIGERPERCAADSYGKVHGLTNLYLGDASMLPDSPGINPQGTIMAIARRNALNFAQTHKNGRN is encoded by the coding sequence CGCTACTGAGACGCAGCGGTATTAAAGAGCACATTGGCGATACTTTTCAAATCCACCCCATGCTCAAGGTAACGGCCCTCTTTGAGGAAGAAATAGACGCCCACAAAAGTGTCATGCCGCTTTTGCAAGTCAAAGAATTTTGGCCAGATATATCACTGGGCGGTTCATTTTTTAGTGTGGGTCACCTGGCCATAAATCTAGCCGACAACTGGCTTGACACAAGAGAATCCATCGTCAATTACAGACGCATGGCCAGTTACTATGTTGGAGTACGCGGCACTGGTAGTGGTAGCGTGCGCGCATCAATGACTGGAGACGGCGATGCCGTGCTCAAATACGAGCTATCAGATGTCGATGTGCGCCATCTCAGCCAGGGACTGGCCAGACTCTCGACCTTGCTTTTAGCAGCAGGTGCCAGCGAAGTCTATCCTTGCGTCTATGGTTTGCCCAAAATCACATCCGAGCTAGATAGTGTGCGCTGGCTCGACGAGACCTTACCGCGCTCAGCTCTAAGCCTCACTACTGTGCATGGTTTTTCGACCTGCCCCATTGGCGAGCGCCCCGAGCGCTGTGCTGCCGACAGCTACGGCAAAGTGCATGGTCTGACCAATCTTTATCTGGGCGACGCCAGTATGCTACCGGATTCGCCTGGTATCAATCCTCAAGGTACTATTATGGCGATCGCCAGACGTAACGCTCTCAACTTTGCGCAAACACATAAAAACGGGAGAAATTAA
- a CDS encoding NAD(P)-dependent oxidoreductase, whose product MSLAIVTGAPGWLGTRLVDTLLNGLTEAPLVSAPLFTQVRVLALPDADISDLKRFGSAVEIVHGDLKDGSGVPKLFSNAEGATIFHVAGIIHPTGGVKELYQVNENGTQTMMDAALRVNAKRFIHVSSNSPIGIAKAGSTIFDEKSPYNPYMNYGKSKKAGEDIVNKAHATGKIETVIIRPPWFYGPNQPARQTLFFTMVKDGKAPIVGSGNNLRSMAYIDNICQGLLLCHKVEEAKGNTYWIADKEPYSMNQVIDTIEKVLTNDFGIACQGKRIRLPDLASEVAVAIDGTLQGLGLYHQKFHVLSEMNKNIACSVAKAERELGYKPTVALEEGMRRSIDWVLKHGQTI is encoded by the coding sequence ATGAGCTTAGCCATCGTCACTGGTGCCCCGGGTTGGCTTGGTACAAGGCTAGTGGATACACTGCTAAACGGTCTGACTGAGGCTCCGCTGGTCAGTGCGCCTCTCTTTACACAAGTGCGGGTGTTGGCACTGCCAGATGCTGATATAAGTGATCTCAAGCGATTTGGCAGCGCAGTAGAAATAGTCCACGGCGATCTCAAAGATGGTAGCGGCGTGCCCAAACTATTTAGCAATGCTGAGGGCGCTACAATCTTTCATGTGGCAGGCATAATCCATCCCACCGGTGGTGTCAAAGAGCTCTATCAAGTCAATGAGAACGGCACTCAGACCATGATGGATGCAGCTTTGCGCGTCAATGCCAAACGTTTTATCCATGTCTCATCTAACTCGCCAATAGGCATTGCTAAGGCTGGCTCGACAATCTTTGACGAAAAAAGTCCCTACAATCCCTATATGAATTACGGCAAAAGCAAAAAAGCTGGCGAAGATATCGTCAACAAGGCTCACGCTACAGGCAAAATAGAAACGGTGATAATCCGCCCACCGTGGTTTTATGGACCAAATCAGCCAGCCAGACAAACTCTCTTTTTTACAATGGTAAAAGATGGTAAGGCACCGATTGTAGGCAGTGGTAATAATCTACGTTCAATGGCTTATATCGACAATATCTGTCAGGGTCTTTTGCTTTGCCACAAAGTAGAAGAAGCCAAAGGCAACACCTACTGGATTGCCGACAAAGAACCCTACTCTATGAATCAAGTAATAGACACAATCGAAAAAGTCTTGACCAATGACTTTGGTATCGCCTGCCAGGGCAAGAGAATTAGACTGCCTGACCTGGCATCGGAAGTGGCAGTGGCCATCGATGGCACACTGCAAGGTCTGGGACTGTATCACCAGAAGTTTCATGTACTCTCCGAAATGAATAAAAACATTGCTTGCTCAGTTGCCAAAGCCGAGCGAGAGCTGGGCTACAAGCCAACCGTAGCACTTGAAGAAGGAATGAGACGCAGTATCGATTGGGTCTTAAAACATGGACAAACAATCTAG
- a CDS encoding glycosyltransferase family 39 protein has translation MPRLISIGASLLTAVFYYKFLRQLFAKSTSIGGTVLLMSFMAIWLWSAKGRVDQLSLALSALSLWLYARSQGPTAIVRPLIASAIALVLATMTKQPSALLAPALILDLLIARRNQAAAIFTASFATALLSMLGLAQILTGGGFIAHMRFASHMPFEWRYLAERLALMYVDWPKFILATLAIPLALIYKNKATHDLDPNEPRAPNQPNKPNPLRLALLMTLTTLPVTFYTAGTAYSNVNHFLVLLLPLPVLIANMVESTAHSAKAGKIISFLYGSTLLVSGSLLLFLAVALFNPSACQHKLELTRPVTNTELKGLMQGKLVLSEDGGYGPLFGAISEPVDITTFIQVMGVKGTQAKDMLKNVEAKKYAVVVINHQEFTGERKMAQWDGDVIEAVKRNYRLLGQTNGNCEVQDVYLPK, from the coding sequence CTGCCCAGGCTGATATCCATAGGAGCCAGTCTCCTTACCGCTGTTTTTTACTATAAATTTTTACGCCAGCTCTTTGCCAAAAGCACCAGTATTGGTGGCACAGTATTACTGATGAGTTTTATGGCAATCTGGCTCTGGTCAGCCAAAGGTCGCGTCGATCAGCTATCTCTGGCACTCTCGGCTCTATCACTTTGGCTCTATGCCCGCAGTCAGGGTCCGACAGCAATAGTGCGCCCACTAATCGCCTCAGCAATAGCCCTGGTCCTGGCCACAATGACCAAACAGCCCTCAGCACTCTTAGCACCAGCTCTTATCTTGGACCTGCTAATAGCCAGACGCAATCAAGCGGCAGCTATCTTTACTGCCAGTTTTGCCACTGCTCTTTTAAGCATGCTCGGTCTAGCCCAAATATTAACTGGTGGCGGCTTTATTGCTCACATGCGCTTTGCCTCCCATATGCCATTTGAATGGCGCTATCTGGCTGAGAGACTAGCTCTCATGTATGTTGACTGGCCCAAATTTATACTTGCTACTCTGGCAATTCCACTGGCATTGATCTACAAAAACAAAGCGACGCATGACTTAGATCCCAATGAGCCGCGCGCGCCAAACCAGCCGAACAAGCCAAACCCACTCAGGCTCGCGCTTTTAATGACACTGACCACTTTACCTGTGACATTTTATACGGCTGGCACCGCCTACAGTAACGTCAATCACTTCCTGGTACTGCTCCTGCCCCTGCCCGTGCTCATTGCCAATATGGTAGAGAGCACCGCCCACTCAGCCAAAGCCGGCAAAATCATCTCATTTTTGTACGGTAGCACTCTTTTAGTCTCAGGTTCCCTACTGCTCTTTTTGGCCGTAGCGCTCTTTAACCCGTCCGCCTGCCAGCACAAACTGGAATTAACGAGGCCAGTCACAAACACGGAGCTAAAGGGTCTGATGCAAGGCAAACTCGTCCTCAGTGAGGACGGCGGCTATGGTCCACTATTTGGCGCAATCAGCGAGCCTGTCGATATCACAACCTTTATCCAGGTGATGGGAGTGAAGGGCACCCAGGCTAAAGACATGCTCAAAAATGTGGAAGCTAAAAAATATGCGGTGGTGGTGATAAACCATCAAGAATTTACCGGCGAGCGCAAAATGGCGCAGTGGGACGGTGACGTAATCGAGGCAGTCAAGCGCAACTACAGACTACTGGGACAGACAAACGGTAACTGTGAGGTGCAGGATGTCTACCTGCCTAAATAA
- a CDS encoding PAS domain S-box protein, whose protein sequence is MQYSAPWYSWKFIASVDGNGKILSISQNCFDAWKLASDELIGRSIFDILYTEDQLTAQQALLSATFMKQPTKFECRVNRRDGMVVPMYWTAQWSDVDDAMLLVAQDHIAPSQGQNDPFKESRELLRFLMESMPMGMFLASVDGKIDFANKLLETMLETGSLGLSERLVKAVFPMEMRLGSSGENAFAAYIDRKTQMRILTAKQREIPIEFSLKRINVGSLPMYLGVVVNTSERYELERTKQKFLDSVNNQIKGPLTAIMLHIELTLEGVHGTLHEQGKRRAESILGDIREMMASIDSLLEVNKLQQGSFELDLAPNNLMSLVRQTLMMMLSDIREKELVLEINGPEPAVMVDEEKILGVIVTLFNNAIKYSPVGAKVRVQIIESQDKARVEIIDRGPGMTDDQKRRLI, encoded by the coding sequence ATACAGTACAGTGCGCCCTGGTATTCATGGAAGTTTATAGCGTCAGTTGATGGTAACGGCAAAATACTGAGCATTAGCCAGAACTGTTTTGACGCGTGGAAACTGGCTAGCGACGAGCTTATTGGCCGGTCAATTTTTGACATCCTTTATACCGAAGACCAGCTGACAGCACAGCAAGCACTATTGTCTGCCACTTTTATGAAGCAGCCAACTAAGTTTGAATGTCGTGTCAACCGGCGCGACGGCATGGTTGTGCCGATGTACTGGACCGCTCAGTGGTCAGACGTAGACGATGCCATGCTGCTGGTAGCTCAGGATCACATCGCACCAAGCCAGGGTCAAAACGATCCCTTCAAAGAAAGCCGCGAATTGCTTCGTTTCCTTATGGAAAGCATGCCTATGGGTATGTTTTTAGCCAGTGTTGACGGCAAAATTGACTTTGCTAACAAACTATTGGAGACGATGCTTGAGACTGGCTCACTGGGGCTTTCTGAGCGCCTGGTCAAGGCTGTTTTTCCAATGGAAATGCGCCTGGGCTCAAGCGGTGAAAATGCTTTCGCTGCCTATATCGATCGCAAAACCCAGATGCGCATCTTGACTGCCAAACAAAGAGAAATACCGATTGAGTTTTCGCTCAAGCGCATCAATGTCGGCAGCTTGCCAATGTATCTCGGTGTGGTTGTAAACACAAGCGAACGCTATGAGCTGGAGCGCACTAAACAAAAGTTTTTGGACAGCGTCAACAATCAAATCAAAGGTCCTCTCACCGCCATCATGCTACATATAGAGCTGACTCTTGAGGGCGTCCACGGCACGCTACACGAGCAAGGCAAACGCCGCGCTGAGTCAATCCTCGGCGATATCCGCGAAATGATGGCTAGTATCGACAGCCTTTTGGAAGTAAACAAGCTACAACAAGGTAGTTTTGAGCTTGACCTGGCACCAAACAATCTAATGAGCCTGGTCAGACAAACACTGATGATGATGCTCTCCGATATCCGCGAAAAAGAGTTGGTCCTCGAAATCAACGGACCAGAACCAGCAGTAATGGTGGACGAAGAAAAAATATTGGGAGTAATAGTCACTCTCTTTAATAACGCGATCAAATACTCACCAGTAGGCGCCAAAGTAAGAGTGCAGATTATCGAGTCTCAGGACAAAGCAAGAGTCGAAATCATCGACCGTGGTCCTGGTATGACCGACGATCAAAAAAGACGCCTTATTTGA
- a CDS encoding HAMP domain-containing histidine kinase: MTRSDSPAVTAETGSVGTILAAKQIVEKHGGNMGVISHQGAGSNFWFELPRAE; encoded by the coding sequence TTGACCCGCTCAGACAGCCCCGCAGTGACAGCCGAGACAGGATCAGTTGGCACAATACTTGCCGCCAAACAAATCGTCGAAAAACACGGCGGTAATATGGGCGTAATAAGCCACCAGGGTGCTGGTTCTAATTTTTGGTTTGAATTGCCCAGAGCAGAATAA
- a CDS encoding transketolase encodes MVEVQTAVETIKALASQLRVDSIRSTTEAGSGHPTSSMSAADLMAVLMTKYLHYDFDKPEYANNDRLIFSKGHACPLLYSMYKAAGAVTDKELMSLRKFGSRLEGHPVPKIIPWVDVATGSLGQGLPLAVGMALNGKFLDKLDYKVWVLLGDSEMAEGSVWEGLQCASHYKLDNLVAILDMNRLGQRGETALGWNSPVYAERARAFGWHAIEIDGHNLDQIDAAYKEALATHGQPTIIIAKTEKGHGIPLTANQDNWHGKPLSAEQAEEAVKILGGNQNISVKVALPKPMPEKKKMTAEITGNGKFIAPTYSGPAATREAYGDALKALGAAYSDVVVVDAEVSNSTYAEKFAKAFLDRYFEMYIAEQLMVGVGLGLGTRGKKVFASTFAAFLSRAFDFIRMGAVSRGNIRLCGSHAGCSIGADGPSQMALEDIAMMRAVHESVVLYPSDAVSTVRLLEEMYKRDGISYMRTTREKTKTLYKDSDSFAIGGSKVLYSSKEDVCTLIGAGITLHECIKAYEELKGQGIAVRVIDLYSIKPIDEATLATAAKETGTLVVVEDHFAEGGIGDAVLEAFSIKAPPARGSKLATKETPRVVKIAVREMPGSGTPHELMDAAGISCPSIVATVKAMV; translated from the coding sequence ATGGTGGAAGTTCAGACAGCTGTGGAGACTATCAAAGCGCTGGCCAGTCAACTCCGGGTTGATAGCATACGCTCGACGACCGAAGCCGGCTCCGGTCATCCGACCTCATCAATGTCAGCAGCTGACCTCATGGCTGTTTTGATGACCAAATATTTGCACTACGATTTTGACAAACCTGAATACGCTAATAACGACCGTTTGATCTTCTCCAAAGGTCACGCTTGCCCCTTGCTCTACTCGATGTACAAAGCCGCTGGCGCTGTCACCGACAAGGAACTGATGAGCCTGCGTAAGTTTGGTTCACGCCTTGAAGGTCACCCAGTTCCCAAAATTATTCCCTGGGTCGATGTTGCTACCGGTTCGCTTGGTCAGGGGCTGCCTCTGGCTGTTGGTATGGCTCTTAACGGCAAGTTTCTCGATAAGCTCGACTATAAAGTCTGGGTATTGCTTGGCGATAGCGAAATGGCCGAAGGCTCAGTTTGGGAAGGACTGCAATGCGCCAGTCACTACAAGCTGGACAATTTGGTCGCTATCCTTGATATGAACCGTCTTGGTCAACGCGGCGAAACCGCTCTGGGATGGAACTCTCCTGTATACGCAGAGCGCGCTCGCGCTTTTGGCTGGCATGCAATCGAAATCGATGGTCACAACCTCGATCAAATCGATGCTGCCTACAAAGAAGCACTGGCTACACATGGTCAGCCTACAATCATCATCGCCAAAACCGAAAAAGGTCATGGCATACCGCTCACAGCCAATCAAGATAACTGGCATGGTAAGCCACTATCAGCCGAGCAAGCTGAAGAAGCTGTGAAAATTCTTGGCGGCAATCAGAATATTTCAGTCAAAGTGGCTCTACCAAAGCCCATGCCTGAAAAGAAAAAGATGACTGCCGAAATTACCGGCAATGGCAAGTTTATCGCTCCTACTTATAGCGGACCTGCTGCTACTCGCGAAGCCTACGGCGACGCTCTCAAGGCTCTTGGTGCTGCTTACAGCGATGTGGTAGTAGTTGATGCTGAAGTATCAAACTCTACTTACGCTGAAAAATTCGCCAAAGCGTTTCTTGATCGTTACTTTGAAATGTATATCGCCGAACAGCTTATGGTCGGTGTAGGACTGGGTCTGGGCACTAGAGGCAAAAAAGTATTTGCTTCTACATTTGCTGCATTTCTATCCCGCGCCTTTGATTTTATCCGTATGGGAGCTGTTTCTCGCGGTAATATCCGTCTTTGCGGCTCTCACGCCGGCTGCTCTATTGGAGCTGATGGACCATCCCAAATGGCGCTCGAAGACATTGCCATGATGAGAGCGGTACACGAGTCAGTCGTGCTTTATCCATCGGATGCCGTATCTACTGTACGTTTGCTCGAAGAAATGTACAAACGTGATGGCATCTCTTACATGCGCACGACAAGAGAAAAAACCAAGACTCTCTACAAAGATTCAGATAGTTTTGCCATCGGTGGCTCCAAAGTGCTCTACTCATCCAAAGAAGATGTATGCACATTGATTGGTGCTGGTATCACTCTGCATGAATGCATCAAAGCCTATGAAGAACTCAAAGGTCAGGGCATTGCTGTAAGAGTAATCGACCTCTACTCAATCAAGCCAATTGACGAAGCTACACTGGCTACCGCCGCTAAAGAAACCGGTACCCTCGTTGTCGTCGAAGATCACTTCGCCGAAGGCGGTATCGGGGATGCTGTGCTCGAAGCTTTTTCAATCAAAGCTCCTCCAGCACGCGGCTCCAAACTGGCTACCAAAGAGACACCCCGAGTGGTCAAAATCGCAGTACGCGAAATGCCCGGCTCAGGTACTCCTCATGAACTCATGGATGCTGCCGGTATCTCCTGCCCTAGTATCGTTGCCACTGTAAAGGCAATGGTCTAA
- a CDS encoding M1 family metallopeptidase, whose protein sequence is MCQDSSTSVITTSTTTARAADYRLPETVVPERYDIHLKPDLSKFTFTGVESIVLEIKEECRSITLNALDLQVDSATIHPVTAKDKASLTGKCSLDKDLERLTINFEKPLAPGKYELILEFKGEINDKLRGFYRSAQTAPDGTKKWIALTQFEATDARRAFPCFDEPSFKAVFKLTLSVSTEYMAISNTPVESEKIENGLKTVCFEETMKMSTYIVAFVVGEFEKSKAVMVDGIPMQIYAPLGKLALTDFALEIGASALSFFNHYYGIPYPGKKMDMIAVPDFAFGAMENLGAVIYRENALLVDPAKASHSELERVADVIAHELAHMWFGNLTTMKWWNGIWLNEAFATFMELVAVDNFKPNWKRWETFGVSRAAAMATDGLTATRKIEFPVVRPEEANGMFDVLTYEKGASVLRMLEQYIGEDKFKNGVNGYLGKHKFANTETHDLWNALSEASSEPVKTIMDSWIFQEGYPMVDVSFDKTANTIKLKQKRFFYLSEAATGDATIFEIPLILTAVTSKGVVTKKLLLNKSEQDLHLSDDKIEAILVNSGGHGFYRVNYSQDLVQSLKALLPASFAKSLSSEHGKSKEVDSTGFTLSVLERFNLVNDLFAMTINGASTIKQYFDFVRLFKNEPDKNVWSAIIASLQYLDRVFCQGNIGLKELVIEIVQPNYLCLGFDAAAGESEQTKQLRGLMLLALGTMGEDKAVQSEAEERYQSYIASGKDGDKLSPDALSAVVAILAHCGDSKRYDDFAAAFKSATSPQEQERYMYALAMFKDPALLQKTLDMTLSGEVRSQNAPYLVRNLMLNPQGRQVGWDFVKNNWEQIKKTFPALIITRLVEGVTGLIDKKIAEEVAEFFAENKVKEGQKTVDQHLEKLKVALSLLARESK, encoded by the coding sequence ATGTGCCAGGATAGCTCTACATCTGTCATTACCACCAGCACGACAACAGCCAGAGCGGCTGACTACCGCCTGCCTGAGACAGTTGTACCAGAGCGCTACGATATCCACCTCAAACCTGATTTGAGCAAATTTACTTTTACCGGTGTGGAGTCGATAGTACTTGAGATCAAAGAAGAATGCCGCTCTATCACGCTAAATGCTCTTGATCTCCAGGTTGATAGCGCCACAATCCATCCAGTCACGGCTAAAGACAAAGCCAGCTTGACTGGCAAGTGCAGTCTCGACAAGGATCTTGAGCGCCTCACTATCAATTTTGAAAAGCCACTAGCTCCGGGCAAATATGAGCTCATCCTGGAATTTAAAGGCGAAATTAATGACAAGCTCAGAGGCTTTTACCGCAGCGCCCAGACAGCGCCTGATGGTACAAAAAAGTGGATCGCCCTGACTCAATTTGAAGCTACCGACGCCAGACGCGCCTTTCCCTGTTTTGACGAGCCTTCATTTAAAGCGGTGTTCAAGCTGACTCTTTCGGTCTCGACTGAATACATGGCGATTTCAAATACACCAGTAGAAAGCGAAAAAATCGAAAATGGTCTCAAGACCGTTTGCTTTGAAGAAACAATGAAGATGTCCACTTACATAGTCGCATTTGTAGTGGGTGAATTTGAAAAGAGCAAAGCAGTGATGGTAGATGGCATCCCCATGCAAATCTACGCTCCGCTTGGCAAACTGGCTTTGACCGATTTTGCCCTTGAGATAGGCGCTAGCGCACTGTCATTTTTTAATCACTATTACGGCATCCCTTATCCTGGCAAAAAGATGGACATGATTGCTGTCCCTGACTTTGCTTTTGGCGCCATGGAAAATCTGGGCGCTGTTATTTATCGCGAGAACGCACTGCTCGTCGATCCAGCAAAAGCCAGTCACAGTGAGTTAGAGCGCGTCGCCGATGTGATTGCACACGAGCTAGCCCATATGTGGTTTGGCAATCTCACCACTATGAAATGGTGGAATGGCATCTGGCTCAACGAGGCATTTGCCACATTTATGGAGCTTGTGGCAGTCGACAATTTTAAACCAAATTGGAAGCGCTGGGAGACCTTTGGCGTATCAAGAGCAGCAGCCATGGCTACTGACGGACTGACTGCCACACGCAAGATTGAGTTTCCTGTGGTGCGCCCGGAAGAAGCAAACGGCATGTTTGATGTGCTCACCTACGAAAAAGGGGCATCAGTACTGCGTATGCTCGAGCAGTATATCGGCGAAGACAAATTTAAAAACGGAGTAAACGGCTATCTCGGCAAACATAAATTTGCCAATACCGAGACCCATGACCTCTGGAATGCCCTATCTGAAGCTTCCAGTGAGCCAGTCAAAACCATTATGGACAGCTGGATATTTCAAGAAGGCTATCCGATGGTCGATGTCAGCTTCGACAAAACCGCTAACACTATCAAATTAAAGCAAAAGAGATTTTTCTATCTATCCGAGGCTGCTACAGGCGATGCGACAATTTTTGAAATCCCTCTTATACTCACCGCTGTCACAAGTAAAGGTGTAGTCACAAAAAAACTACTGCTAAACAAGTCCGAGCAGGATTTGCACCTTAGCGATGACAAAATCGAAGCAATACTAGTCAATAGCGGCGGTCATGGCTTTTACCGAGTCAACTACAGCCAGGACCTGGTGCAATCGCTCAAAGCGCTCTTGCCAGCATCCTTTGCAAAGAGCCTCAGTAGCGAGCATGGCAAGTCAAAAGAAGTCGACAGCACTGGATTTACATTGAGCGTCCTTGAGCGTTTCAATCTAGTCAATGACCTCTTTGCCATGACTATAAATGGCGCAAGCACAATCAAACAATATTTTGATTTTGTCAGATTGTTTAAAAACGAACCCGACAAAAATGTCTGGTCGGCGATAATCGCCAGTCTGCAGTATCTGGACAGAGTGTTTTGTCAGGGCAATATCGGTCTCAAAGAACTGGTCATAGAAATCGTCCAGCCTAATTATCTCTGTCTCGGCTTTGATGCAGCAGCTGGCGAGAGCGAGCAGACCAAACAACTGCGCGGATTGATGCTACTGGCCTTGGGCACTATGGGCGAGGACAAAGCTGTCCAGAGCGAAGCCGAAGAGCGCTATCAATCTTATATAGCAAGCGGCAAGGATGGTGACAAACTCTCACCAGACGCTCTCTCAGCAGTCGTAGCCATCTTGGCTCACTGCGGCGACTCAAAACGCTACGACGATTTTGCCGCCGCTTTTAAAAGCGCCACATCGCCGCAGGAACAAGAGCGCTACATGTACGCACTGGCTATGTTTAAGGATCCTGCTCTCTTGCAAAAGACTCTGGACATGACTCTATCGGGAGAAGTGCGCAGCCAGAACGCACCGTATCTAGTGCGCAACCTCATGCTCAATCCACAGGGCAGACAAGTCGGCTGGGATTTTGTCAAAAACAACTGGGAGCAAATCAAAAAGACTTTTCCAGCGCTCATTATCACGAGACTGGTGGAGGGTGTAACCGGTCTTATCGATAAGAAGATAGCTGAGGAAGTGGCAGAATTTTTTGCCGAGAACAAAGTCAAAGAAGGTCAAAAAACTGTCGATCAGCACCTGGAGAAATTGAAAGTAGCACTAAGTTTGCTTGCAAGAGAGAGCAAATAA
- a CDS encoding tetratricopeptide repeat protein, producing the protein MTWKELAASAMKALMNGDNATAVTNWKTSIALIVENKEQGTAEIAQIYYYLGKCLADDGDLIDGIEAMSQAEAIFSEVEPGHATVKELKYHLGAALNKVGDHGAADSRLRSAMGIVDAPLAKGLIRQKNSNLTIKEMVKVLKNTGLVNELSPALLKTIAHTIEEEGRGEADDIDNFHPFDVLYYYWSEANRFEQDRAMLVECFDAQTDLPVLTESLNDLLEQAIVNEEDLTAVGNEENSVPYIIINTDEDGPVGAPVRDFWNLIKIYNTKLHLADDQNRVIRLAGYSERDAVIILSKAVAAKIYNDGAGAIFENLTEDLEPEAPKSFRLS; encoded by the coding sequence ATGACCTGGAAAGAACTAGCTGCCTCCGCTATGAAAGCGCTAATGAATGGCGATAACGCGACCGCCGTCACCAACTGGAAAACGTCCATAGCATTAATTGTAGAAAACAAAGAACAAGGCACTGCCGAAATTGCCCAGATTTATTACTACCTTGGCAAATGCCTTGCTGATGATGGAGACCTGATTGACGGCATAGAGGCCATGAGCCAGGCCGAAGCTATATTTAGCGAAGTAGAACCAGGACATGCCACAGTAAAAGAATTGAAATATCATCTCGGCGCAGCTCTCAATAAAGTAGGAGATCATGGTGCGGCAGATAGTCGGCTGCGCAGTGCTATGGGTATTGTCGATGCACCACTGGCAAAAGGGTTGATTCGTCAAAAAAACAGTAATCTGACGATCAAAGAAATGGTAAAAGTATTGAAGAATACTGGTCTTGTAAATGAGCTCAGTCCGGCACTACTAAAAACAATTGCGCACACAATTGAAGAAGAAGGAAGGGGTGAAGCCGATGACATCGACAATTTCCATCCATTTGATGTGCTCTATTATTACTGGAGCGAAGCAAATAGATTTGAACAAGATCGTGCCATGCTGGTTGAATGCTTTGATGCACAGACAGATTTGCCAGTCCTGACAGAATCCCTCAATGACTTATTAGAACAAGCAATTGTCAACGAAGAAGATCTCACGGCAGTAGGTAACGAAGAAAATTCAGTGCCCTACATTATTATTAATACTGACGAAGATGGACCGGTTGGCGCGCCTGTCAGAGACTTCTGGAATTTGATCAAAATCTACAACACAAAACTGCATCTAGCAGACGATCAAAATCGTGTGATCAGACTGGCTGGTTACAGTGAACGAGATGCTGTCATCATATTGTCAAAGGCAGTAGCAGCCAAAATCTATAACGATGGTGCTGGAGCAATATTTGAAAACCTAACAGAAGATTTAGAACCAGAAGCGCCTAAAAGCTTTAGATTGAGCTAA